In one Chitinophaga sancti genomic region, the following are encoded:
- a CDS encoding MauE/DoxX family redox-associated membrane protein, which translates to MKREYILFPIVGLLSLLFMYAAIAKAMDYGFFVSEMSKSPLLMKYDKQWLAPGVLGVEFLIVALLSFAATRKSGLLLSFFVMLLFTLYLSTLYFFYTNIPCSCGGILGKLSYPTHIIFNAVFTLLAAAGVLLYKTNNAR; encoded by the coding sequence ATGAAAAGAGAATATATCCTGTTTCCGATCGTAGGTTTACTAAGCTTATTGTTCATGTATGCAGCCATTGCTAAAGCGATGGATTACGGGTTCTTTGTTTCGGAGATGAGTAAGTCTCCCCTGTTGATGAAATACGACAAACAATGGCTGGCTCCCGGTGTACTGGGTGTAGAATTCCTGATAGTGGCTTTGCTGAGTTTTGCTGCTACCCGTAAATCAGGCTTGTTGCTCTCTTTCTTCGTGATGTTATTGTTCACCTTATACCTGAGCACACTTTATTTCTTTTATACCAACATCCCCTGCTCCTGCGGAGGAATTTTAGGCAAGTTATCTTATCCTACCCATATTATTTTCAACGCTGTTTTTACATTGCTGGCCGCAGCGGGCGTGCTCTTGTACAAAACGAACAATGCAAGGTGA
- a CDS encoding nucleotidyltransferase family protein, producing MDTYGVLILGAGNSSRLGQPKQLLRYQGRTLIRHMGEEAISAVDNPVMVVTGANAALVEEALRELPIEVVENDHWEDGMGSSIGIGISEMLLLHPELANIIIMVCDQPFVNAGLLRRLMRHQQVTGKGIIGASYENTIGTPVLFGSHYFPALKELEGPDGMRQLLRQSTGDIAIVSFPLGALDIDTADDYQQLLKR from the coding sequence ATGGATACTTATGGTGTACTGATTCTGGGAGCGGGAAATTCTTCCCGCCTGGGACAGCCGAAACAGCTATTGCGCTACCAGGGCAGAACCCTGATCCGGCACATGGGTGAAGAGGCCATTTCTGCAGTGGATAATCCGGTGATGGTAGTGACGGGTGCTAATGCCGCGCTTGTGGAAGAGGCCCTGCGTGAACTCCCCATCGAAGTGGTGGAAAATGATCATTGGGAAGACGGTATGGGCAGTTCTATTGGTATCGGTATTTCAGAGATGCTGCTACTGCACCCGGAGCTTGCGAATATCATTATCATGGTTTGTGACCAGCCTTTTGTAAATGCCGGCCTGCTCAGAAGACTGATGCGTCATCAGCAGGTAACAGGGAAGGGGATCATCGGCGCTTCTTATGAGAATACCATTGGTACACCTGTGCTTTTCGGCAGTCATTATTTCCCTGCATTGAAAGAACTGGAAGGACCTGATGGCATGCGACAGCTCCTGCGGCAGTCAACCGGAGACATTGCCATCGTATCTTTCCCTTTGGGGGCCCTGGATATCGACACGGCAGACGACTACCAGCAATTACTAAAACGATAG
- a CDS encoding molybdopterin-dependent oxidoreductase: MRTICFLFVFFCFQQLKAQTLHVGGEVTKKLDLGQADLSRMKRTTVISKDKDGKDHIYKGVAVSEILNLAGVTTGAQLRGENLSKYLLVTCADGYTVVFSLAELDEAFTDRVVILADEADGQALPVDKGPWRIVVPGEKKPARSCFRVTSFNIGFAK; the protein is encoded by the coding sequence ATGAGAACCATCTGCTTTCTTTTTGTATTTTTTTGTTTCCAGCAGTTAAAAGCACAAACCCTTCATGTAGGTGGCGAGGTCACTAAGAAACTGGACCTTGGTCAGGCGGATCTTTCCAGGATGAAAAGGACGACCGTCATATCAAAAGACAAGGATGGCAAAGACCATATTTATAAAGGTGTGGCAGTTAGTGAAATCCTGAACCTGGCTGGCGTGACTACCGGCGCGCAGCTGCGTGGCGAGAATCTTTCCAAATACCTGCTGGTGACCTGTGCCGATGGTTATACAGTGGTATTCTCCCTCGCGGAACTGGATGAAGCATTTACAGACCGTGTCGTGATCCTGGCTGACGAAGCTGATGGACAAGCATTACCAGTTGATAAAGGGCCATGGAGAATCGTGGTACCGGGCGAAAAGAAGCCCGCGAGAAGCTGCTTCAGGGTTACTTCATTTAATATAGGGTTTGCAAAGTAG
- a CDS encoding TlpA family protein disulfide reductase encodes MKVLFLMGLLGAAFLQVNAQSLLNNPIGEKLSSGVLEETYLSRKISAFNKVRADYPNSDTGLNTALYDQARYSIVISMAEAQQPLKVKEMIKTMTSRGYKNAATTNAAVKLAEVGMANEALTLLKPAMDTMEFIQKQGDSQAFTPEFIGNYTNYTIAKAKVLNKKGDYRQALDLIKPLYEQHDPNSFTRVQEPYIIALSGLGKKTEAFELIKHAMLKSSATVALREEAKEIYLDFYGNESDYSVFVDSTAGVAKRRMKESIASKLMERPAPDFVLTDVKGREVSLNSFKGKVVMLDFWSTWCTPCKKSFPVMQKVFNKFRHDTSVVFLFVHSFETERDPKKATSEAAKYMMENNYPFRALMDLRSTTDSRVAKLFEVNGLPSKFIIDGKGNIRFSLSDLDEDDDVEAEEIVQMIGMAEKGMQSVL; translated from the coding sequence ATGAAAGTTTTATTCCTGATGGGCCTTCTTGGTGCTGCGTTTTTACAAGTAAATGCGCAGTCTCTGTTGAACAATCCGATTGGTGAAAAATTGAGCAGTGGGGTACTGGAAGAAACCTATTTGTCAAGAAAGATTTCCGCTTTTAACAAGGTACGTGCTGATTACCCAAACAGCGATACCGGTTTGAATACAGCTTTGTATGACCAGGCGAGATATTCTATTGTAATCAGCATGGCGGAAGCTCAGCAGCCGCTGAAGGTGAAGGAGATGATCAAGACCATGACATCCAGAGGTTATAAGAATGCAGCTACTACCAATGCTGCAGTGAAACTGGCGGAAGTAGGTATGGCCAATGAAGCGCTTACATTGTTAAAACCAGCCATGGACACCATGGAATTCATCCAGAAGCAGGGTGATTCCCAGGCATTTACCCCGGAATTTATTGGCAACTATACCAATTATACAATTGCAAAAGCAAAAGTGCTGAATAAGAAAGGTGATTACAGACAGGCCCTCGACCTGATCAAACCTCTCTATGAGCAGCATGATCCTAATTCCTTCACCCGTGTACAGGAGCCTTACATCATAGCACTGTCCGGCCTGGGTAAGAAAACAGAAGCGTTTGAACTGATTAAGCATGCGATGCTGAAATCTTCTGCTACTGTAGCACTGAGAGAAGAGGCGAAAGAGATCTACCTGGATTTTTATGGTAACGAAAGTGACTATTCTGTGTTCGTAGATTCTACTGCTGGTGTGGCTAAACGTCGTATGAAGGAGTCTATCGCTTCCAAACTGATGGAAAGACCAGCACCTGATTTTGTGCTGACTGACGTAAAGGGTCGTGAAGTATCCCTGAACAGTTTCAAAGGTAAAGTGGTAATGCTGGACTTCTGGTCTACCTGGTGTACGCCTTGTAAGAAATCCTTCCCTGTTATGCAGAAAGTATTCAACAAGTTCAGACACGATACCAGCGTTGTATTCCTGTTCGTGCATAGCTTCGAAACAGAAAGGGATCCTAAAAAGGCAACTTCTGAAGCAGCTAAGTACATGATGGAAAACAACTATCCTTTCAGAGCCCTGATGGACCTGAGAAGTACTACTGACAGCCGCGTAGCGAAACTGTTCGAAGTAAATGGTTTGCCTTCCAAATTTATCATCGATGGTAAAGGTAACATTCGGTTCTCCCTGAGCGACCTGGATGAAGATGATGATGTTGAAGCAGAAGAAATCGTGCAGATGATTGGTATGGCTGAAAAAGGTATGCAAAGCGTACTATAA
- a CDS encoding class I fructose-bisphosphate aldolase — translation MIAQYLGNDAASLLEHICGKITAQDIVHPGNWQQTFIESNRPAPVLNSLARIYGQGRLANTGYVSILPVDQGIEHTAAYSFYKNPLYFDPENIVKLAIEAGCNAVASTIGGLGLHARKYAHKIPYVVKLNHNELLTYPVKYDQILFGSVQDAWNMGAAAVGATIYFGSEQSNRQIEEIAAAFEEAHSLGMATILWCYTRNPAFKTPEMDYHTAADLTGQANHIGVTIQADIIKQKLPDTNYGFRDLKFGVYNDAMYDALTTAHPIDLCRFQVANCYMGKIGLINSGGGSAGESDMAEAIKTAVINKRAGGTGLIMGRKAFQRPFKDGVELIHAVQDVYLDKTITIA, via the coding sequence ATGATTGCTCAGTATTTAGGAAACGATGCAGCATCCCTGCTTGAACACATTTGCGGCAAGATCACTGCCCAGGATATTGTCCACCCCGGCAACTGGCAGCAGACTTTTATTGAAAGTAACCGGCCGGCCCCGGTGCTGAATAGCCTGGCCAGGATTTATGGCCAGGGACGATTGGCCAATACCGGGTATGTAAGCATCCTGCCCGTAGACCAGGGCATTGAGCATACTGCGGCTTACTCGTTTTATAAAAATCCTCTTTACTTTGATCCGGAGAATATTGTGAAACTGGCGATTGAAGCCGGATGTAATGCCGTTGCTTCCACTATCGGTGGGCTGGGCCTGCATGCAAGGAAGTATGCCCACAAGATCCCCTATGTGGTAAAGCTGAATCACAACGAACTGCTGACTTACCCCGTCAAATATGACCAGATCCTGTTTGGTAGCGTGCAGGACGCCTGGAACATGGGCGCGGCGGCTGTAGGCGCCACCATTTACTTTGGTTCTGAGCAGAGCAATCGCCAGATCGAAGAAATAGCCGCAGCATTTGAGGAGGCTCACTCCCTGGGCATGGCCACCATCCTTTGGTGTTATACGCGGAATCCGGCCTTTAAAACCCCGGAAATGGATTATCATACCGCCGCTGACCTCACTGGTCAGGCGAACCATATCGGGGTCACTATACAGGCGGATATCATCAAACAGAAACTGCCGGATACCAATTACGGGTTCAGGGATCTGAAGTTTGGTGTATACAATGATGCGATGTACGATGCACTGACCACTGCGCACCCCATAGATCTGTGCCGGTTCCAGGTAGCGAATTGTTATATGGGGAAGATTGGGCTGATCAATTCCGGGGGTGGTTCTGCCGGCGAGTCAGATATGGCGGAAGCGATTAAGACTGCGGTGATTAATAAACGTGCTGGTGGCACGGGATTAATTATGGGAAGAAAAGCTTTTCAGCGTCCGTTTAAAGACGGCGTTGAACTGATACATGCCGTGCAGGACGTGTACCTGGATAAGACGATTACGATTGCCTGA
- a CDS encoding amylo-alpha-1,6-glucosidase translates to MRTIYKRSELNDLAFSNSREFIAVAAKGNYAAGTIAGCNTRKYHGLVVALQPQIDEDHHVLLAGVDEKVMAGEQTFDLGIHKYPNVYAPDGAQYLASFSPLPMPCWTYELGDISITKELQIDDEGSLTIRYTLTQGDNPVILHIHPLLAFRNMHWVRRANEQADRTVHYVNEGIRMQLYPQYSSLYLQMSGAAVFKEAGYWYYNVEYPIERERGYEYQEDLYGPGHFEVTLQPGVPVIFSGATTERHHLVCRDPKPVPQTTKDYLLRAAQQFIIHTAGGLSIKAGYYWFGSWGRDTCISLPGLTFLAGNAPAFTSIMALLRVLLKDGLLPNTGNLRDDSKYATVDASMWLVWAIQQYAMHEIGNAAAWNMYKDMLKDVLYHYRYGTAFNIHMEADGLISAAYPGKALTWMDAVINNTPITQRPGKPVEVNALWYNAVCFCVNAALEAGDTAFVAEWSGFPALIAAGFVKCFWNDEQQYLADVVDGETADWSVRPNQIFAVALPYSPLSAEQQKAVVAIVKRELLTIRGLRTLSPRDPDYIGHYGGSQLERDHAYHQGTAWPWLLGHYAVAVLNTGGDKTELQELFNHVETALEELCLYSVPEVYNGDAPHAAGGTVAQAWSVAEFIRFERLLAGA, encoded by the coding sequence ATGCGCACTATTTACAAGCGTTCAGAGTTGAACGATCTGGCTTTTTCCAACAGCAGGGAATTTATTGCAGTAGCGGCAAAAGGGAATTATGCAGCAGGTACGATCGCTGGTTGTAATACCCGCAAGTACCACGGACTTGTAGTCGCGCTGCAACCGCAGATAGATGAAGACCATCATGTGTTGCTGGCTGGTGTGGATGAAAAAGTGATGGCCGGTGAGCAGACTTTTGACCTCGGTATTCATAAATACCCCAATGTATATGCACCGGATGGGGCACAGTACCTGGCCTCGTTTAGCCCCTTGCCAATGCCTTGCTGGACCTATGAGTTGGGAGATATTTCCATCACTAAGGAATTGCAGATAGATGATGAGGGGAGCCTGACAATCCGTTATACCCTTACACAAGGTGATAACCCGGTCATCCTGCACATTCATCCTTTATTAGCTTTCAGAAATATGCACTGGGTACGCAGGGCGAATGAACAGGCGGATAGAACTGTGCACTATGTGAATGAAGGTATTCGTATGCAATTGTATCCGCAATATTCATCGCTTTATTTGCAGATGTCCGGTGCAGCGGTGTTTAAAGAAGCCGGTTACTGGTACTATAATGTAGAATATCCAATTGAAAGAGAAAGAGGGTATGAATACCAGGAAGACCTGTATGGGCCTGGCCATTTTGAAGTGACCTTACAACCGGGGGTACCTGTGATTTTTTCAGGTGCAACCACGGAAAGACATCACCTGGTGTGCCGTGATCCAAAGCCAGTACCACAGACGACAAAGGATTATTTACTCAGGGCCGCACAACAGTTTATCATTCATACAGCAGGCGGTTTAAGTATCAAAGCTGGTTATTACTGGTTTGGCAGCTGGGGCAGGGATACCTGTATTTCGCTGCCGGGGCTTACTTTCCTGGCTGGAAATGCGCCTGCTTTTACAAGTATCATGGCCTTACTCCGTGTGCTCTTAAAAGACGGTTTATTGCCTAATACAGGTAACCTGAGAGATGATAGTAAGTACGCGACCGTGGATGCCTCTATGTGGCTGGTATGGGCCATACAGCAATATGCGATGCATGAAATTGGCAATGCGGCTGCCTGGAATATGTATAAGGATATGCTGAAAGATGTGCTGTATCACTACCGGTATGGAACGGCATTCAATATTCATATGGAAGCAGATGGGCTGATCAGCGCGGCTTACCCCGGCAAGGCGCTGACATGGATGGATGCGGTAATTAACAATACCCCTATTACCCAAAGACCTGGTAAACCTGTAGAGGTCAATGCCCTCTGGTATAATGCAGTTTGTTTTTGTGTGAATGCGGCGCTGGAGGCGGGAGATACTGCATTTGTGGCGGAATGGAGCGGATTCCCGGCATTGATTGCCGCCGGGTTTGTGAAATGCTTTTGGAATGATGAACAACAATATTTAGCGGATGTGGTGGATGGGGAAACAGCTGACTGGTCTGTAAGGCCGAACCAGATCTTTGCGGTGGCTTTGCCTTATTCACCATTGTCCGCGGAGCAACAAAAGGCGGTGGTGGCGATCGTAAAAAGAGAGCTGTTAACTATTAGGGGGCTGCGTACCTTATCACCCCGGGATCCTGATTATATCGGCCATTATGGCGGCAGTCAGCTGGAACGTGATCATGCCTATCACCAGGGAACTGCCTGGCCATGGTTGCTGGGCCATTATGCTGTTGCCGTGTTAAACACGGGGGGAGATAAAACTGAATTACAGGAATTGTTTAACCATGTGGAGACTGCGCTGGAAGAGCTATGCCTGTACTCGGTTCCGGAAGTGTACAATGGCGATGCCCCGCATGCTGCTGGAGGAACGGTGGCACAGGCATGGAGTGTGGCAGAATTTATCCGTTTTGAAAGGCTGCTGGCGGGCGCCTGA
- a CDS encoding universal stress protein has translation MKTILLVLNGPNMANTIAFGCYLSGITRARLVGVFLCDKISETTTALKEMYGNSYVESILAEDLPERTNERMEQHIGLFKETCRKKGINATMYSNQRVTLKEVLAESRFVDLIVTDSIFSSDKSREGLPDNMLKILLAGAECPVLITPFKPTPIEEIVFCYDGSEEAFFAMKQLVYLLPELDEVKATVLEVNSGQIIEENEQLQVSDWLSRHYSYTEFVIVNGKPEVELFSYLAPKKNTLVVMGAYGRSILSRFFQESKADKLIKQLAFPLFITHH, from the coding sequence ATGAAAACGATTTTATTGGTGCTGAATGGCCCTAATATGGCAAACACGATTGCTTTTGGCTGCTATCTTTCTGGTATTACAAGAGCCAGACTGGTAGGTGTGTTCCTGTGTGATAAGATCAGTGAAACTACGACTGCCCTAAAGGAAATGTATGGAAATAGCTATGTAGAAAGTATCCTGGCCGAGGACCTGCCTGAACGTACAAATGAGAGGATGGAGCAACATATAGGCCTGTTCAAGGAAACCTGCCGTAAGAAAGGAATCAATGCCACTATGTATTCTAATCAACGGGTTACTTTGAAAGAAGTATTGGCAGAAAGCCGTTTTGTGGATCTGATCGTGACTGACAGTATATTCAGCAGCGATAAATCCAGAGAAGGTTTACCTGACAATATGCTGAAGATATTGCTGGCGGGTGCTGAATGTCCTGTGCTGATCACGCCGTTCAAACCTACCCCTATTGAAGAAATTGTATTTTGCTATGACGGTAGTGAAGAAGCCTTCTTTGCCATGAAGCAACTGGTGTACCTCCTGCCCGAACTGGATGAAGTAAAAGCGACTGTGCTGGAAGTGAACAGTGGACAGATCATTGAGGAAAATGAACAGCTGCAGGTGTCTGACTGGTTGAGCCGTCATTATAGTTATACCGAGTTTGTAATAGTGAATGGGAAGCCTGAGGTGGAATTGTTCTCTTACCTGGCACCTAAAAAGAATACACTGGTTGTGATGGGGGCTTATGGAAGAAGTATTCTCTCCCGTTTCTTCCAGGAAAGTAAGGCAGATAAGCTGATTAAGCAGCTGGCATTCCCGCTGTTTATTACGCATCACTAA
- a CDS encoding alpha-L-arabinofuranosidase C-terminal domain-containing protein, which produces MDNNVTGFSRRGFLKSGSGIVAGLMIPASVKGLFAKEKATVNVDVNEIRGMIAPEVYGQFIEHLGRAIYGGIYDESTKSFRKDVLSEVKKLNTPLMRYPGGTVTKIYHWKDGIGPVDKRPVRRNLIWGGEDTNHFGTDEFMQYSAELGAAPFLTVNMNTGTAEEASDWVEYCNANGNSYFATLRNTNGHAAPYNVKFWGLGNEEAAKEDAGLLQNPDDYIKKAWYFAKLMKLQDPDISLVLVGDNDEWNRKVLTEMHPICDFISLHLYAGTQAGKPASLFASIASMEKRIEETAKLIHEVAPEKVEHFNKWYRFPGRQKPVKIALDEWGIWESGGTGDYGLEVKYNWNHALGVATFFNIFHRHADVIGMATWAQTVNVLAPIMTDKDRVYLQTIFYPMLMYRKLCGDKSVGVKVEGPSFEGNPSLDVSATVGNGLLTLAIVNRDPKQDIDISLNKNGDWKVYLLNAPGTEVENTFGKDVVMHKESSLKGASYTAPAHSISFLQIKI; this is translated from the coding sequence ATGGATAATAATGTTACAGGTTTTTCCCGCAGGGGTTTTCTCAAATCAGGCAGTGGTATTGTGGCCGGATTAATGATACCGGCATCTGTGAAGGGATTGTTTGCAAAGGAGAAAGCCACGGTGAATGTGGATGTGAATGAGATCAGGGGCATGATTGCTCCGGAAGTATACGGACAGTTTATAGAGCACCTGGGCAGGGCGATTTATGGAGGTATCTATGATGAATCAACTAAGAGTTTTCGCAAAGATGTACTCTCCGAAGTGAAGAAGCTGAATACACCTTTGATGCGCTATCCTGGTGGTACAGTGACAAAGATTTATCACTGGAAAGACGGGATCGGTCCTGTAGATAAGCGGCCTGTAAGGCGCAACCTGATCTGGGGTGGAGAGGATACGAATCATTTTGGTACGGACGAATTTATGCAATATAGCGCCGAACTGGGCGCAGCGCCTTTTCTCACGGTAAATATGAATACCGGCACAGCAGAGGAGGCGTCAGACTGGGTGGAGTACTGCAATGCGAACGGCAACAGTTATTTTGCCACCCTACGTAATACGAATGGACATGCAGCGCCCTATAATGTCAAATTCTGGGGGCTGGGAAATGAAGAAGCGGCCAAAGAGGACGCGGGGTTATTGCAAAACCCTGACGACTATATTAAAAAGGCCTGGTATTTTGCAAAGCTGATGAAATTGCAGGATCCGGATATCAGCCTGGTACTGGTAGGTGATAATGATGAGTGGAACAGGAAGGTACTGACAGAGATGCATCCGATATGTGATTTTATTTCCTTGCACCTGTATGCGGGTACCCAGGCCGGTAAGCCAGCCAGTTTGTTTGCGTCTATCGCTTCGATGGAGAAACGCATTGAGGAAACGGCAAAACTGATTCATGAAGTAGCACCTGAAAAGGTAGAACACTTTAATAAATGGTACCGTTTTCCCGGCAGGCAAAAGCCGGTGAAGATTGCGCTGGATGAATGGGGCATCTGGGAATCAGGTGGCACGGGCGATTATGGGCTGGAGGTGAAGTACAACTGGAACCATGCGCTGGGTGTGGCCACTTTCTTTAATATCTTTCACCGGCATGCAGATGTGATTGGAATGGCGACCTGGGCACAGACCGTGAATGTACTGGCGCCTATTATGACAGATAAAGATCGCGTGTACCTGCAAACGATCTTTTACCCGATGCTGATGTACCGGAAATTGTGCGGCGATAAGAGCGTAGGAGTGAAAGTGGAAGGGCCTTCATTTGAAGGGAATCCATCTTTGGATGTATCGGCGACGGTGGGGAATGGCTTGCTGACCCTGGCCATTGTGAACAGGGATCCTAAGCAGGATATCGATATTAGTTTAAATAAGAACGGAGATTGGAAGGTGTATTTGTTGAATGCGCCTGGAACAGAGGTGGAGAATACGTTTGGGAAGGATGTGGTGATGCATAAGGAGAGTAGTTTGAAAGGGGCATCCTATACCGCACCAGCACACAGTATTTCGTTTTTGCAAATAAAAATTTAG
- a CDS encoding YwbE family protein, which produces MKSEGQYRKDIYPGLEVGIILKKDQRSGKITYGIVQDLLTSAAFHSRGIKVRLEDGQVGRVQVLDTDPDLD; this is translated from the coding sequence ATGAAATCAGAAGGACAATATAGAAAAGACATTTATCCGGGTCTGGAAGTAGGCATTATTCTCAAGAAAGACCAGCGGAGCGGAAAGATCACTTATGGAATCGTGCAGGACCTGCTGACCTCAGCAGCCTTTCATTCCAGGGGGATCAAGGTGAGACTGGAAGACGGGCAGGTAGGCAGAGTACAGGTATTAGATACAGATCCTGATCTGGATTAA
- a CDS encoding DUF899 domain-containing protein, giving the protein MENRIVSHDEWVAARKAFLVKEKEYTHLRDQLAKERQALPWEKVTTNYIFDGPGGKVSLSDLFEGRSQLLVQHFMMGPDWKEGCVGCSFMADHVPGALVHLNNHDVSFVAISRAPVASIEAFRMRMGWDFPWVSSGQNSFNFDYNVSFKKQDTVYYNYEMSKYGGEELPGISVFYKDEDGQIFHTYSSYARGNEEFLGTYVMLDLMPKGRNEENGLQDWVRHHDKYDVVKEHKCCHS; this is encoded by the coding sequence ATGGAAAATCGTATCGTATCTCATGATGAATGGGTCGCTGCCCGCAAAGCCTTCCTGGTAAAAGAAAAAGAATATACCCACCTGCGCGACCAGCTGGCGAAGGAACGCCAGGCGCTGCCCTGGGAAAAAGTTACCACCAATTACATCTTTGACGGCCCGGGGGGCAAAGTGAGTCTGTCTGATTTGTTCGAAGGCCGTAGCCAGTTGTTGGTGCAACATTTTATGATGGGGCCGGACTGGAAGGAGGGCTGTGTAGGCTGTTCATTTATGGCGGACCATGTACCGGGAGCGCTGGTACACCTGAATAACCATGATGTATCTTTTGTGGCCATTTCGAGGGCACCGGTAGCAAGTATTGAGGCATTCAGGATGCGGATGGGCTGGGATTTTCCCTGGGTATCTTCCGGGCAGAACAGCTTTAATTTTGATTATAATGTATCTTTTAAAAAGCAGGATACCGTATATTACAATTATGAGATGAGTAAGTACGGTGGAGAAGAATTGCCGGGGATCAGTGTATTTTATAAGGATGAGGATGGGCAGATCTTTCATACCTATTCTTCGTATGCGAGGGGGAACGAGGAGTTTTTGGGTACTTATGTGATGCTGGATCTGATGCCGAAGGGGAGGAATGAGGAGAATGGTTTGCAGGATTGGGTGCGGCATCATGACAAGTACGATGTGGTGAAGGAGCATAAATGTTGTCACTCGTGA
- a CDS encoding YciI family protein, with translation MEKFMLLVREDLKKLKEITDLDRDDGVKEMMEWVDGLGENFAGGEPLLPKGSYVTKDGIVSDGPFIEAKEGISGYIMINAENLAQAAAIAQSCPILQRGELEMEVRPILISDFPNE, from the coding sequence ATGGAAAAATTCATGCTCCTCGTCAGGGAAGACCTGAAAAAACTAAAAGAAATTACGGACCTGGACAGAGACGATGGTGTAAAGGAAATGATGGAATGGGTGGACGGCCTGGGAGAGAATTTTGCCGGCGGAGAGCCTTTATTACCCAAGGGTAGTTATGTAACCAAAGACGGCATCGTATCTGATGGTCCGTTTATAGAAGCCAAAGAAGGCATTAGTGGTTATATTATGATCAATGCCGAAAACCTGGCACAGGCAGCAGCCATAGCGCAGAGTTGCCCGATATTGCAGCGTGGAGAACTGGAGATGGAGGTACGACCTATCCTGATCTCAGATTTTCCGAATGAGTGA
- a CDS encoding RNA polymerase sigma factor, with translation MSELHHQLQQEADYLYKQHFGRMVAFLLRFSKDIDLDTAEDLVQDTFAAALTHWEKQLPDKPVAWIYSVCRNKALNKLRDDKKMLRLHQAPEPEEAAINFSGDFPDDEQLRLLFACAHPDLAPKVQVVITLKYVVNFKVAAIAGSLGMTIDGADKLLLRARQKIKEEKILLVTPAREAMRQRLPIVHKIIYLIFNEGHTSAEGKVLLREELCEEALILTKAILDSQMGNIDTYALYALMLFNAARFKARFDDEGALLDLGEQDRSLWNQDLIRLGTHYFNMAKGKQLSSYHFEAYIAYLHSTASSFAGTDWKKIAQLYRHLLPNPFVELNYAIALYYAGERNSAFDILLALQRSAFMSNYYLLNATLGKLYMQEGDHAQAAVYYSKTLTQTRSAVELNYIRKMLSKLNL, from the coding sequence ATGAGTGAGCTGCACCATCAACTGCAACAGGAAGCGGACTATTTATACAAACAGCATTTTGGCAGGATGGTCGCTTTCCTGTTGCGTTTTTCCAAAGATATAGACCTGGATACAGCAGAGGACCTGGTACAGGATACTTTTGCAGCTGCTTTAACCCATTGGGAGAAGCAGTTGCCGGATAAGCCTGTGGCCTGGATCTACAGTGTGTGCAGGAACAAGGCATTGAATAAACTGCGGGATGATAAAAAGATGCTGCGGCTGCACCAGGCACCTGAACCAGAGGAGGCAGCCATCAATTTTTCAGGTGATTTCCCGGATGATGAACAATTACGGTTATTATTTGCCTGCGCACACCCGGATCTTGCACCCAAGGTTCAGGTGGTGATTACCCTGAAATATGTAGTTAACTTCAAAGTGGCGGCTATAGCGGGTTCGCTGGGCATGACGATCGATGGTGCCGATAAATTATTGCTGCGGGCAAGACAAAAGATCAAAGAAGAGAAGATCCTGCTGGTAACACCTGCCCGGGAGGCAATGCGGCAGCGCCTGCCCATCGTACATAAGATAATTTACCTGATCTTTAATGAGGGCCATACTTCGGCAGAAGGAAAGGTGCTGCTGCGGGAGGAGCTGTGTGAAGAAGCGCTGATCCTTACTAAAGCGATTTTAGATAGCCAAATGGGCAATATTGATACCTATGCCTTATATGCGCTCATGTTGTTTAATGCAGCCCGTTTTAAGGCCCGTTTTGATGATGAGGGGGCCTTGCTGGACCTGGGGGAACAGGATCGCTCCTTATGGAACCAGGATTTGATCCGCCTGGGCACCCATTATTTTAATATGGCAAAGGGTAAGCAACTCTCATCCTATCATTTTGAAGCTTACATCGCCTACCTGCACAGTACGGCCAGTTCATTTGCAGGTACCGACTGGAAAAAGATTGCACAATTATACAGGCATTTATTACCTAACCCATTTGTAGAATTAAATTATGCGATTGCCTTGTATTATGCAGGCGAGCGGAACAGCGCATTTGATATTTTACTTGCACTGCAGCGTTCAGCATTTATGAGCAATTATTACTTGCTGAATGCCACACTCGGAAAGTTGTATATGCAGGAAGGCGATCATGCACAGGCCGCTGTGTACTATTCTAAAACCCTTACCCAGACGCGGTCTGCGGTAGAATTAAATTATATCAGGAAGATGTTGTCGAAGTTAAATTTGTAG